The following is a genomic window from Peromyscus leucopus breed LL Stock chromosome 12, UCI_PerLeu_2.1, whole genome shotgun sequence.
TTGGAGGTCTTGGCTGTAGACTGGGATGTGAGATAACCGACGTGAGAGAGGGCAAACAAGCTACTGTTGAACATGCAAGCGTGGCCCAAGGCTCTGACCACACAGCACGTGGCTGTAGACCTGCAGGGCCCTTCCCGGAGAGAGttctgaaacaaaacaagcccTGGGGGGCAGCCTCTGCCTTGTGCTGCCAAGGGTCAAGCAGGATGGAGAGCTGGGGACAGACAGAGTGGAGGGTGTGGAAAAGGTGACGTTTCAGATGGTGGGGACTGCAGAGCCTTTGAGGATAAGGGAAGCTAGCTTCTGAATGTTGGTAACAGCAAAATAAGTTCCAGAAAAGTGGAAACCTTAAATATAAAACAGTAATTATAAAAACATCTAGAAGATAATGGTGTAGTTTaaactgttgttgtttgtttttgttttgttttggtggggcGGGGAGGGATTTAACCCAGGACCTGCTTCCTGTACACACCCTCCACCACTTCAGTAtctgaagtgctgggactaccttttttgtttatttttgttctttgagagagCATCTCGCTATGTAGCTCAGATTTGCATTGACTGTGTGTTGGTCaagttgcccttgaactcagagatccgcctctcAAGGGTTGAGACtgaaggcgggcaccaccactcccagctcccAACACTGTTTTGTGCGACATTTCTctatttgtgtgaatgtgtataagCGTGTGTGTGCATGGCGTGTGACGTAGCacgtgtatggaggtcagaggtcaacctgctAGAGTGCTTCCCTCAGTCAgaccaggtcatcaggcttttaACAAACGCCTtgacccactcagccatcttgctcttgtctgtctgtcgtgttttaagacagtgtctcactgtgtaggccagggtggcctcacTTTCTTTAGtctcctgccaagtgctggggtgcACGAATGCACCATTCCAGccatgggggcaggggtgggggtaggggggctTTTGACAGGCTATTGAGAAGGATGAGTTGCTGGGATTGTGGAGAAGAGGGTGGTGCCCACGCAGCTGCCCTTCTGGATGATGGACTGCCTGGCTAGGTAGCAGGTTCATCATAAGTCACCCACATGCCCGCTCCCTTGTAGATCTTGGAGCCAGGACGCAGGGAGCGCCTGGGTCTGAAGATGGCCAATGAAGCGGCTGCCAAAAACCGGGCCAAGAAGCAGGAAGCGTTGCGGAGAGTCACCGAGAACTTGGCCAGGTGAGAGGCAGCTGGGTCCTGGGGAGGATGGGGTAGAGGTGAGTTTGTCCGGCTTCACTCCCACTCTCAGCCTCCAAGGCTGTGTGGGCCATGGCTTGCAGGACGGAGCCCAGGCTATATCCACAGGGTTCTTCTGTAAGGGCCGTGGCTGTGTGGAGCAGACTGAGCACTCTCCATCTCGCCTCTGTAGCCTCCTTGGCCTTCTCTAGGAGGTGCCTTTGGGCTCCTTGCCCAGCTGTGCGCTCCTGTTAATCCCGTGGAGTCCTGCCACTCCCACGTCATTCACactggacagagacagagaccccagctctcagaagggCTCCATCCAGCCCCACATCCTGAGGTAGCAGCTCCACGGTGCCTCAGGGTTGTCCTCAGCTCACAGTGACCGTGTCTCTTGATAGCGCTCCTCCTGAGGAACCGAGGGAAGCCTCGCCTTAGCAGCACTTGGCCGCTAACATGCTGCCTTTCTTCTATTCCTTCTCTGCAGTCTTACTCCCAAAGGCCTGAGcccagccatgtccccagccctacAGCGCCTCGTCAGCAGGACAGCCAGCAAGTATACAGATCGCGCCTTGCGGGCCAGCTATACGCCATCCCCAGCACGCTCTACCCACCTCAAGACCCCAGCTGGTGGGCCACAGACCCCAACAAGTACACCAGCCCCTGGGTCTGCCACACGCACACCCCTCACACAGGACCCAGCCTCCATCACAGACAACCTGCTGCAGCTCCCTGCCCGGCGCAAAGCTTCAGACTTCTTCTAGAGCCAGGCCTGGCCGGACCTGTGGATGCTCTGTGGGACACTTTGTGGAGCGTGTAGAGCAGCTGTCTACTCTGCAGAGGACTTCAGGCCTTGGGGACCCAGACCACAGGCAGTTATTATCCCAGGAACCACAAGTGTACAGTGCCATGCCGTGGCACATTCCGCTGACCACTCCCTTGGGAGTATGGCATTGGTGCTGTCCCCCAAGGCCCTGCTGAAACTGCCTTCTAGTTAACCCCCAACTGAACGCTCATTAAAGAACACCTGGCATTGTCTGGCTGGGCCGCCAATCCATGTCCTGGGGCCTTCCTGGGGCCCACCTGGGTGTCTCAGGACCTCGGCTAGAAGCAAGGGGCTCCGGGGGAGGAAACTGGCACAGAGCAGCCTTCTGTGCTGAGTTCACACTTGAGCCTGGCACTGTGAAGGCAGCACAGCCCCCAGAAGTTGTGCCATTGAGCTCACGGGGTTCTCGTCCAGCTCCACAGCCTCCCAGCCAGGCCCAGGTAGGTCCTGCTTATCAGGCTCCCACCAGGACGAGTCACTCTGCTGTGACTCCAGCTGTTACCTCCTAGCACCTAGTTCCAGCTCAGGTAGGGTTAGGctgcctccccatccctctctctgcttatcccagtGTTTTTGGTACTTGCTACTGGGCTCTGCCAAAACACCAGCCTTGCCTCAATCTGGgctgtattatgaaaagaaagagtTTGGGTTCCCTGCAAACCTGTAAATGCCATGTGCACCAGCAGCCAGCTGTTTACCTGTGAACTAAGGGTGGCTAGCCCTCAGGTGACCAGTGCCCAACTGGGCCTGTGAGCCTATGCCTTACAGAGGTGAAGGGTCCCTGCTGTCTGGGCCTAACAGAGACCAAAACTATGATCTAATTCCACAGCCAATGGTCTTGAGGCCGCTGGTGGTGTCCCAGGGCCTGCCCTCTGAGCAGCCCAGGCTTGAGCTATTTGGGTAACCTAAAGCACACCTGACTCTTCCCAGCCCAGACACTGCTTTGATTCCATgaaagccatctttccagactgctggcagtggtcctcaggcctctgcactggtgttctctggagactCCCTGGGTTGGGTACCTCCTGCCTTGGGCCTTGGACTGAGTGGcatttgtcagtttgacacagctagtcacctgggaagaaggaacctcaattgaagaattacCTCTCATCAGATTGACCTgaaggcatgtctgtggggtagtttcttgattgctaattgatgtaggagggcagGGCCCAGCAGTGGCATCCCTGGGCCATAGTCCTTGGTTGTGTGAGAGAGCCTAGGAGTAAGCTAGAGAGGGAGCCAGTACGCAGcgttcttccatggtctctgcttcagttcccacttgggttcctgttccagcttccctcagtgatggactgtgacctgaaagtgtgcactgaaataaaccatttcctctcctAAGTTATTTTTGGTTCAAGTTTTTATCTTGGCAATAGAAACAAATTAGGTCAGGCCTCTGCTAACCAGAAGTTCCCCACAGTGAGTTCCTGTGCCCTGGGAGCCTCAGGGCTGGAGCTGGGATGGATCCCAGGTTAAGGGCTTTGGTACTTTTGTCTCTTAGGGAAGGTTGAGCTTTAATCCAAGGGATTCCCCCCGTGAGTGGGAAGCGGAGGGTAGGGATGGGTGCTGCCCAGATGCTGACCACCTCAAGCATCTGGCCAGCATGAGGGGATCTTTAGGGAGGGGTGGTAACCAGGAAATGacactgagggatgctgggggcTGCAGCATGCAGCTCTTCAGGTTGGGGAAGACAGCGGGGTCACCTGGGAATGGTGAGGGTGAGGCTTGAGCAGCAAAGCTCGCTAATTTTGATCGCCTCTTGGGGTTAATGGATGCTGACCTGGGTAAGGACAAGACAGGGCCAGGAAAGCTTGTATTGCAGTAGATGAGGGAGAAGCATGGAGCTGTCCACGCCTGGAAGccttgggggtgggagagggccAGAGGCTGACAAGTGTGAGCCTGGCAAGAGGACTATGACAGAGGTCCCTTCCGCCACAGGCCTCACTGAGTGCCTGGGCCTGAGTTCCTGGACCCCTATGCTGGAGATCCCCGCGCTGGATGAGTCCTAGAGAAAAAGACTCCCCACTGGGCACTCTCAATGCTTGTATACACTTTGTGGTTTATTTGGTGGTCAGTATTAATGTCTTTGCTACTAAGTGGAAGAAAGCTAATAGAACGTAATCAAAATAGTGGTTTAATTGACGGATTTTACTAGTTCCTTGCGCCTGTGCCTTCTTCAGCTCCTACCTGCCTATTTAGCTTATGTGAGTGCAAACTGCACACCATGACCCCCCAGGGCCCACTCCACCACTAGGTACTTGCTTTCCCCACCTCAGCTCCAGAGATGTGATGGTCTTTAGCTCTGGAAGTCTCAGCCAGCCTCTCCTCCATCCTGTCTTCATTCTCGGGTGCCACCATCATCCGGTGCTGGGGTTTGGCCCCCAGTTTGTGGTCAGGCCGGTGTTCAGGTCTTGAGCCTGGTCGAGTATCCAACTTGCACTCAGCTCGATActtgccctccccctccctcttgaAGGAAGCAGAAGACATGGCTTTGGGCTTGGGGGGCTGTAGCCATGAGTGGCTGAGGATCTCATCAATGTGCAGCCGCCGGTTGACATCTGGCTGTAGGATGCGGTAGATGAGGTCCTTGCACTCACCAGTCAGGTTCTTGGAGCGTGGGAAGTCCACTCGGTGCTCCTTCTGGATGCGCAGCATCTTTTTGATGTCGGAGTCATCATAGGGCATGGAGCCACAGACCATGATGTAGAGGATCACACCCAGGCTCCAGATGTCATACACCTTGGGCTGGTAGGGGATGCCCTGCAGAACCTCGGGGGCCGCATAAGCCGCTGACCCACAGAAGGTTTTGCTGAGGACGATGCGCCCACTCCCGTCCCGCAGGCAGCGCTTGGAGAAGCCGAAGTCAGACAGCTTGATGTTGAAGTCCTTGTCAAGCAGAAGGTTCTCGCACTTGAGGTCTCGGTGGACAACATCCAGATCATGGCAGTACTTGACGGCCGAGGAGAGCTGGCGGAACATTTTACGTGCCACGTCCTCATGCAGGGCTCCTCTGCACTTGATGAACTCGAGGAGGTCGCCCTGGACGCCCAGCTCCATGACAATGTAGATGCGTCCATCAGAGGTCTCAAAGATCTCGTAGGTCTTAATGATGGAACGGTGGTTGACGGTCGCCAGGATGTCCATCTCCCTAGGAAGGAATCTCTCCACAAAGTCAGTGGGTGTTTTCTTGCGGTCTATGATCTTGACTGCCACGTTGAACTTGAGGCGCTCAGAGTAGGCAGATTTGACTTTTGCATAGGAGCCCTTGCCCAGATTGATTCCTACGATGTAACCCTTCTTCCTTAGGACCGCGGCATCGTCCATGGTGCCAGGAGCGGCCGGTGCCGCCGCCCTCTACATCCCCTCCCGACACGGGCCAGCAGGCATTGTCCTCATTCCCTCTGTGGGGAGGCGTCTGGTTGGGCTGGCCTGGACTTGGAGGAGTGGAACGCTCAGCATTGTCACCAAGTGACCAGCGAATGAAGTCATAAAGCCAGGCTGCTGGGAGTGGGGACCAGGCTGTGGGCAATGGGGCCCCTGCAAGCCAGGAAGGCCTAGAAGGAGCACCCCCTCCCCGCCCACTGGAATGAAGCTGGCATTCAGGCCTGTGGTAACCCTCCCTGGCCCTCTTTCTTGCTGTGGCTTCACTGTCACCAGTGAGGCCCCAAGGGAGGTGATCTAGGTCCATCCCCAAGCCTGTTTCCTTATCAGGCCTTGGGAACTGGTCCTGTGTGTTCCTCATTTCACTAGAGCCGATTCCCTGCCCTTTCTTTGGGGTTTGAAGAAAACCTCCTGTGAGCTTGTGACCCTGGAATCAATGGAAGCTGCCCAGGTCCAGTCAGTCCAGTGGTGGTCCCAGTCTGCTGGATGAGAGCAGTTCCATGTGTGGGGTCAGGAGCTGGCAAGGGTCTTTGGGCAGAGTGGGCAGATGAGCCACAGACCTagtgaatgggtgtgtgtgtggatgggagGGTAGGTAGTGCTAGGGGATGTCCTGAGGGTCCAGGGTAGGCAGGTGCACGTTCAGTGGcgtggggcaggggtggaggaCGGATACAAAAGTTGGTAAGATAACTAAGCAAGCAATCACTGAGAATGACTAAGTCAGGAAAGAAGAGAATGTCAGGAGCTGTTCTCTAAATGATGGGCAGGCCCTATACAACCCAGGTCATTTGTCTTGTAACGGTTGCTGTTAGAGAAGCCAATTGGCTTTgagatgcatgtggaggcccaggGCCTTGGACCAGAGCAGGCCTCTGATGGTCTAGGGTGGAGGAGTTGGGAacagccagcctgggcctctcctgggaggaggggactgtgtTGGGCCTGGTGATGGATGGCCCAGGGATTGATGGCCCTTAGCATTCTCTATAACAGCAAGCTtcggaggggaggggtggggctcagTGTGCCCCCACCTTGGGTCTGTGAGTGGGGAGCAGGGATTGCATGAAGCGCTGCAGCACTGCTCACCGTTTGCATGCCGCTCTGTCTTGTATTTTGTGCATGAATGTTCGTTTTGCAAAAGTGGCATCTTGTATAATCTTGGCTACTTTAGAAGTCCTGTGTTCATTTTCACATCTCACAGGAGTCTTACGCTTACAGTGAGCTGCCAAGACGTGATCCAAGGATGCTGTGTTCAGAGGGAAAGCTCTAAGAAGGCCTGTTTCTAGTGGGGGAGGCGGGATAGAAGGCTTCCAAGAGGAAGTGACACAACCCAGGTACAGAGGGGCCACCAGGGAGACAAGAGGGAAAAGATGATGTGGGGAACAAGAATACACATAGATGCCACCTTGAAGTCCTGGTCCTAAAGCCCGAGTGCCACTCCAGATGGCTGAGTCAGATTCAGCAGCCCACATGAAGGGTTCTGCAGGATAAGGCCACATGAGGAGGATTGGGCTCAGTCACGTGCAAACGCCACTCGGGACGCTGTGCTGCTGTGCTCTGTGGTGGGAACCCACCTTCTCTGAGCTATTTCCACACCTGTAATGCACATAGCAGGAGCTCTTGCATCTCTTCCCTACCCCCACTGTCTCCTGCTTAAATGGCAAGTAGCCTCAGGGCTTGTTGGTGTCTTCTGTCCCCCAAATCATAGGAAGACTACAGAGATGAGAGGGGAGGAGCCTACACACCTCCCAGGGCACcctccaccacccagccccacatGTCCCAGAGCCTTCGGCCCCATCCAAGTTTCTTCATGGGGCTTCTCCAGTGTCGCTCAGGGTCAGCGCTGTGCCTCAACCCTGTCTACTTGGTCCTCACAGGCAAAATTCACAGAGGCGGGCTACAGAGCGTTGCTTGGTCCCAGGAGGCTTTGAAGAAGACTAAGTCCCTTGGCTGAACCCAGGGACATGGTCATAGTCTTCAGAGGTGAATTGGCAAGTATGCTTATGGCACATGTGTTGGGGTGCAGGGATGAGGGGGTGTGGATGGGCAGATCAGAAGCTAGCATGGAAATCCTTTCTGAGGGTGGTGGGAGGTAACCTAGGTGTAGCTGTGAACACTGGGAGATGACAGATGGAACAGCAGACAGTGAGGTCACggtaggctgggtgtggtgggggacGCAGGAAGAACAGGAACTCACTGGACCCCAGCTCTCCAGGGTAAATTGGCATTGGTGTCTTCCCAAGGTAGAGACATAGGTGAGGGCAGGGTTGAGATGAGTCtaaatgttctcatttttatgtattaaacCCTTAGACCTCCATGAGGTTGCCCAGAGTGAGGTGAAGAAAAAGGGGCCACAACAGCAAGTTGAGGACTGCTTGGGACATGGTGTCCGCAAGGCAAGCGGCACATGGCAGCCAGTGGTGCCAGATGCAGGCCACACCCCTGTGGAAT
Proteins encoded in this region:
- the Tssk2 gene encoding testis-specific serine/threonine-protein kinase 2, with product MDDAAVLRKKGYIVGINLGKGSYAKVKSAYSERLKFNVAVKIIDRKKTPTDFVERFLPREMDILATVNHRSIIKTYEIFETSDGRIYIVMELGVQGDLLEFIKCRGALHEDVARKMFRQLSSAVKYCHDLDVVHRDLKCENLLLDKDFNIKLSDFGFSKRCLRDGSGRIVLSKTFCGSAAYAAPEVLQGIPYQPKVYDIWSLGVILYIMVCGSMPYDDSDIKKMLRIQKEHRVDFPRSKNLTGECKDLIYRILQPDVNRRLHIDEILSHSWLQPPKPKAMSSASFKREGEGKYRAECKLDTRPGSRPEHRPDHKLGAKPQHRMMVAPENEDRMEERLAETSRAKDHHISGAEVGKAST